The Dendropsophus ebraccatus isolate aDenEbr1 chromosome 3, aDenEbr1.pat, whole genome shotgun sequence genomic interval ACATTGCAATGTGTTTACTATGGAGATGGAGCAGGAAACTCAAGTAGTCCTAATCCAGTgttggctaaccttgacactccagctgttgcaaaactacaattcccatcatgcctgagcaaCCAGATATGACTGACTGCCCTGATTCccatatgatgggaattgtagttttgcaactgctgaagtgtcaaggttagccatcactgtcctAATCTATAGTCTGCCCTTCTATTGTTTTCTTTATTTACATCTTTGGATATAGTTTAGCCCAAGTACAAAGTTTTTTCCAAGCCCCTTTCCGGTAGCACTCCCGCTATTTTCTTAAATTTGAACtctataaaaatatgcaaattggCTCCTTTGCAGCAATGGAGGTATTACTCAGTCCCCCCAGAGCAACTTTCCTACTGATGCGTATTTCAGCCTACCCGCATATGCATCGGAGGCGGCGGGAAGAACAGTGCTCTGGGGGCTGAGGAACACCCAGTGCTCTGAAGGATCTAGTTTGCATATATTATAGGATTTAATTTCACAAACCTGcagacagttttcctttaaattcaGTTGCAGCATTGGAGAAGGCTCTGTGGGCTCTCTCCCGCTTCAGGATAATAAACCCTATTGTACACAGCCTTTACTTTAGTTggcaaaaagctgctgacaggtcagCTTTGAATCTCCTATATTATAGGTGTCAAactaaggccctccagctgttacaagactacaattcccatcaagcctggacagccaaagctttagctgtccaggcacgatgggaattgtagtctagtaacagccggagggcctaagtttgacaccCATGTCCTATGCGTTTTACTCTTCGTACTTTCTTCCACTTCTGTGGTCGGCTTACTTTCTACCATTAGCTGGGATGTGGTCTACTTTTTGGGCAAATgcagctgtgtaatatacagggcagATCAAATTGTCAATGGATTTTTCAGACACCGATCAAATGAAACGTACCTTGGGCTTTGAGAATGGCCGCTTTCCCTCTTCCAGCCCCGGAGCCCTGGTTTTTATTCTTCATACTCTTTAACATCGGAGCATTTTTTAACATGTCAGGTAGAATGAGAAAACGTATTTTGCTTCCCCTAATGTAGACCTGCTCGAGCTGTGCCACTCTGCCATCCCTGTACGTCACAGTAATGTTGGACATCTGAAACAAAGAACATGATTAAGGTCAATCTTGAATTCTCTACTTACTAAAGTTTTAAAGAACTGaaagatttatatatatagtgtaaacaAATCACACACAAGTGTCAAACAGGATGCAGATGCCATCTAGTGGTTAAGTTTAGTACTTCCCCTTCAGAACCAGTAGGATCCctaaagctgcattcacaatacACATGTCCATAAATTTTGCAGACCTACAGATTGTGAATGCATGCAATGGATTGTTTCCCCACCCAGCATGATATTCATCATGTAGCGGGGAAACTCTGAATCGCCGTGGCTCTGTCATTTACAGTGCAGCTGAGTTTCAAAGAGTTTtcccgctgccggcatgatattgatacatcatgctgggttgagaaacaattagagatgagcgaacctggagcatgctcgagtccatccgaacccgatcgttcggcatttgattagcggtgactgctgaagttggataaagccctaaggctatgtggaaaacatggatatagtcatttgctgtatccatgttttccagacaaccttagagctttatccaacttcagcagcctcagctaatcaaataccgaacattcgggttcggatcgactttagcatgctcgaggttcgctcatctctagaatgtCTCCTCACCCCCTGCCTGAGTTACACCTGGAAGTcctggagtcccaagcagggGCAGGTATGGGagaggagtaaggaggtgttacagcttgctgcacttcagctCAGAAAAGCTTTTTGACTCCTTGTACTATATAATAaaggcatttttctacattctggaagcagacagatatgagaggtaccatgtgtctcctttacCTAACAGCCATCTAAATGTGTCAGAAGTTTAACAAATTGCAGAGGACAGATTAACgatataaaataattatttgtCTAACAGATTCTgcaacgctttttttttttaaatatataagtaCAAAACAGGTGATATTTATAATAAATgatacaataaataaaataaatctaaaatGATACAGTTAGAGACCTGctcacgagagcgtacagactaggatgagtGGAGGAGACAAGAGGCAGTAAGGGCTTTATTTCGCCagtgttccagtcattgtacatagtcgcaaagtgcctataggtgattgggtGAGCCAGTCACACGCCGTTGTCTCATTTCAGGTAGAAAGTACATGCCACCAAGGAGGATATAGagtggatggagaagggatagcagaaagggagacgagattagaGAACGTTATAAGcgcgcctgaagagatgagtgttcagggcacgcttgaaactgtgggagTTGGAGATTAGTCTGAGCTCTTTGGGTAaagcgttccagagaactggtgcagcacaagagaagtcttggagacGGGAGTaagaggttctgattatagaagaggttagtgtaaggtcattagcggAACGTAGAGcatgggaaggatggtaggtggagatgagggaggagatgtatggagaggcagagttgtggagagctttatgggtgagggtgaggagtttgaactgtattctgtatttaaaggttaaccagttagtgactggcacaggggagagacATCAGTGTAAccactggagaggaagatgagcctggctgctgcgttaaggatagactggagaggggagagcttagagaaagaaGACCGATTAGTCGGGAGTTACAGTAATCAAGCCGGGAATTGATCAGGGCAACAGTCTGAGAATTAATTTGTTGTGTTGAGCAGAGTCTAGTTGGGGCTGGTTCTTTCCATCTGTCCTCTTCATATTGGGCCGCGGTGCAGGTTGTATAGTTTAGCCTATTGGCATTTGTATTGCATGCACTTAGGGACCTTTTTTGCATGTAGAGTGAAGAGGCAGGAGACTATGCACGCTTGATACCTTATTTTGTATTACCTGCACTCTATTTCTATATGCACgagcttctttattgtttcccTTATTTTGGGATATAGGCAGTATACTACCACCACCTTGAGGACAGAGGTTTTAGTGCAGCTTATCGTGGCTGACACTATGaatgtatgtttttaaatgtttttatgtcttttggtgcttaaataaaaataaaattatttttgatAAATTTAGGTGGGCTGGTTCAGTACTCTCTTTCCTCTTTTCTTTATATTAAACACAGTCTAGGCCATCTGTGCACAGGGACTTAATATGGGCACTTCCACAGGGCACTCTCAGAAGTGGCAGTGTTCCTAGCCCAGGAACAGGCAGAGGGGTTAGGCTTGGTTTTTCAATGTgtggccccattcactgtgttTGTGCTATTTAATGAAATGCCcagaaaaacactttttaaacTGTTTAATGGATGTTATACTGTGGTGGGTCAATACAGAGGAGCGAATTTggtgaacactcagcatttgacttccactgcctggagaagttggatgcagacctatggctgccaggaaaacatggagacagcctatgAGACGCCCTCAGGCTGCAACCAActtggagtcaaatgcagagtgttcagatGAACCCAAAAGTTCAATCATCACTATAGATCAAAAGAACAAAAGAGGGCAGGGCCTTGTTATGAACACATATTGGAAAGTGTGGGAGATAAGAGAACAAAGCAAGAAAGGTTTGGATGTACATAACTAAAATAGGAATActacattttgcaaaaaaaaataaaaaaatgaataaaaaggcaGAGAACTGATAATATATATATGCCAATACATCTGCACTGTACTGAGCCCAATCAATGCCgtcctctctccccatgtaccagtctgacaTTTATCCTATTCATGTAaagtgtttttgatcttgtaatgttatTGTTTGTTAACTcctattgcttgtatagcgctctggtaTCATgggcgcttaaaaaaaaaaaaaaaaaaatgctgtagaTCCAGAGGATAGATCTATGGGTTACACTGCGGTACCTTATATGCCCATACATCGGCAATGTACTGAGCCTAATAAATTCTGTAGAGCAGGGAAGGGGAACCCTCGgcgctccagctgttggaaaactacaatttccaagtCAATTAAAGGGGGGGCCCACACAACCCTAAACTGGGTTACAATAACCAACTGTAGTTCAACAGAAAAGAACAGAGGTGTGTTATGAAAAATGCAAAACTATGCAAATATTACGAGTTCCGAAAAGCTAAAAATCAATACAATGGCATAGGAACAATACAGAATCCCTATAcactatttaaagtgactgtaccaccaggcccatacagaagcaatggaggcgggccgacccacccttagtgggaggaaaccccctcccctctatgatagggtttcattaattttaatggagtcacgtcatggaggggctggggtttctcccCACTGGGaatgggtcggcctgcctccagtgcttcagcctgggcctgggggTACAGTCACTTAATATCCACAACCATGAGGGACTCATACAATAAAAGGACCCCCCCAGGCCTGCAACACGGTAAACAGTACAAACCACagaccctcctcctataacaaaGAGTGCCATGTGCTGAATAAGTGTGACCACTAAATCCATGAACCTCGGGTTCCAATCTCTGCTGTACAGCAAGAGGATAGATCTATAGGTTATACACTGGTGCCCTATATGCCAATACATCTGCACTGTACTGAGCCTGACAGTGTAGATCCAGTAGATCTATAGGTTACACTCCAGTACCCTATGTCTATAGACATCTGCACTGTACTGAGCTCAAAGCTGCAGATCCAGGGGATAGATCTATAGGTTACACACTGTTACCTTGTATACCAATACATCTGTACTGAGCCTAATGCTGTAGAGCAAGGAtgtggaacctttggccctccagctgttgcaaaactacaattcccatcatggctggacagccaaagctttagctttggctgtccaggcatgatgggaattgtagttttgcaacagctggagggccaaaggttccccatccctgctgcagggcttatacagtatatccacccATATGCAGGTGCAGAGGATGCAGCATGGATACAGCAGGGCAGTGTGCAGGCCCCATCCTAAGCACAAGCCGCAGATGGCCCTCACAGGCCGCCATACACAGTGCTGAGCGCCCTCACCTGGCAGTTCATGTTATCCTCCGCCTCTATCAGCTTCCCTCTGTACACCTCGCCGGTATTGGTCTCGCAGGTGACGATATGTCCTTCCGCTTCGTGCAGCACTTTGATGGGCACTCCGATAGACATGGTCACTTATGAATGGGTCAGACCTGGAAGAAAGCGCATGCAGTCAGCGGCCGCCCGGCCTCCTCCTCCTAAACCGCCCGCCACTACCGACACCGCACACACTCACCTACTCGTGCGGCTCCTGGTTTACGATGGAATGGCGTCCCGCCTGCCCCACAATGCACAGCGAACAGGAAGAAAAGGAACGCCGGCACGGCTAATATCCGTC includes:
- the SNRPD3 gene encoding small nuclear ribonucleoprotein Sm D3 codes for the protein MSIGVPIKVLHEAEGHIVTCETNTGEVYRGKLIEAEDNMNCQMSNITVTYRDGRVAQLEQVYIRGSKIRFLILPDMLKNAPMLKSMKNKNQGSGAGRGKAAILKAQVAARGRGRGMGRGNIFQKRR